The Acinetobacter defluvii genome includes a region encoding these proteins:
- a CDS encoding lysophospholipid acyltransferase family protein produces MVKILMMKQIRKKINHVWRVGATGFSFASFGLGGVAIGGIIAPLVNLSSTDPKTRQDRAQQVIRYSFKGFTEMMVKLGIMTYEIEGLEKLQQSRQELVIANHPTLVDVVVLISLMEKANCVVKQALWSNPFTKGPVRSAGYILNAGSEQFIHDCVARLQEDHAASLLIFPEGTRTAKGEILNEFQRGAANIALRAHVPIRPVLIRCTPSTLTKNEKWYHVPSEPFHIQIKVLDAIQIDDVLAEPQVSPKQVRQLNQKLQQFFTLELSNNEQSC; encoded by the coding sequence ATGGTCAAGATACTCATGATGAAACAGATTCGAAAAAAAATAAACCATGTATGGCGTGTAGGTGCAACAGGTTTTAGTTTTGCAAGTTTTGGTTTAGGGGGCGTTGCGATTGGTGGCATCATTGCGCCTTTAGTTAATTTAAGCAGTACAGATCCAAAAACTAGACAAGATCGTGCACAACAAGTCATCCGTTATAGTTTCAAAGGTTTTACTGAAATGATGGTCAAATTGGGCATCATGACCTATGAGATTGAAGGCTTAGAAAAACTACAGCAAAGTCGACAAGAACTGGTAATTGCCAATCATCCAACTTTGGTAGATGTTGTGGTTTTGATCAGTCTTATGGAAAAAGCCAACTGTGTAGTCAAACAAGCCCTTTGGTCAAATCCTTTTACCAAGGGACCTGTGCGTTCAGCAGGATATATTTTAAATGCGGGTTCAGAGCAATTCATTCATGATTGTGTGGCACGATTACAAGAAGATCATGCAGCATCGTTACTGATTTTCCCTGAAGGCACACGTACAGCCAAAGGTGAGATTTTAAATGAATTTCAGCGGGGTGCTGCCAATATTGCGTTACGTGCCCACGTGCCGATTCGTCCGGTTCTCATTCGATGTACGCCTTCAACATTAACTAAAAATGAAAAATGGTATCATGTGCCATCTGAACCTTTTCATATCCAGATTAAGGTTTTGGATGCGATCCAGATTGATGACGTTCTCGCAGAACCTCAGGTTTCTCCAAAGCAAGTTCGTCAATTGAATCAAAAGCTTCAACAATTTTTTACACTAGAGTTATCCAACAATGAGCAATCTTGCTGA
- the der gene encoding ribosome biogenesis GTPase Der: protein MKPVIALIGRPNVGKSTLFNQITKSRDALVADFAGLTRDRKYGDAVYQNKSFIVVDTGGIGESEGGIDSYMAEQSKTAINEADIIIFVVDARAGLLASDEQIARELRTLGKKVFLVANKVDGVHAEAALVEFFKLGMGEPLQVAASHGRGVQQMLEDVLEDIPEDESEEEHDKATGLRLAIIGRPNVGKSTLVNRLLGEERVVAFDQPGTTRDSIYIPFERDGRQYTLIDTAGVRRKGKVDEMIEKFSVVKTLQAMKDAHVVVIVVDAREGIVEQDLHLIGYALEAGRAMVIAINKWDNMTEYDRKQCKLDVERRFDFIPWAKIHLISALHGTGVGDLYPSIHRAYDSSHLKVSPAKLTQILNDATDAHQPPMFSGKRIKMRYAHMGGQNPPTIVIHGNKVDKTPADYRRYLENVFRKVYKLEGTPVRIDFKTSENPFEGRKSQIDERTAARRRRYIQKFKKAEKKFKR from the coding sequence ATGAAACCCGTTATTGCGCTCATTGGACGTCCGAACGTCGGAAAATCAACATTATTTAACCAGATTACCAAGAGTCGTGATGCCTTGGTCGCAGACTTTGCGGGTCTGACACGTGACCGTAAATATGGCGATGCGGTGTACCAAAATAAATCTTTCATCGTCGTCGATACTGGGGGAATCGGTGAAAGCGAAGGTGGCATCGACTCTTATATGGCAGAACAGTCGAAAACTGCCATTAATGAAGCAGACATTATTATTTTTGTGGTGGATGCTCGTGCAGGGTTGTTGGCATCGGATGAGCAAATCGCCCGTGAATTACGTACATTAGGTAAAAAAGTATTTTTAGTTGCCAATAAAGTAGATGGCGTACATGCTGAAGCTGCTTTGGTTGAATTTTTCAAACTCGGTATGGGTGAACCTTTACAAGTTGCTGCAAGCCATGGCCGTGGTGTGCAACAAATGCTTGAAGATGTGCTCGAAGATATCCCTGAAGATGAAAGTGAAGAAGAGCACGACAAAGCGACAGGTTTGCGTTTGGCGATTATTGGTCGTCCTAATGTCGGTAAATCAACCTTAGTTAACCGTTTGTTGGGCGAAGAACGTGTGGTTGCTTTTGACCAACCTGGTACAACCCGTGACTCGATTTATATTCCTTTTGAGCGTGATGGTCGTCAATACACGTTGATCGATACTGCAGGGGTGCGTCGTAAAGGTAAAGTTGATGAAATGATTGAGAAATTCTCAGTTGTGAAAACTTTGCAAGCGATGAAAGATGCGCATGTGGTTGTGATTGTAGTCGATGCACGTGAAGGAATTGTTGAACAAGATTTGCATTTGATCGGCTATGCACTTGAAGCAGGGCGTGCCATGGTGATTGCCATTAACAAATGGGACAACATGACTGAGTATGATCGTAAACAATGTAAGCTTGATGTCGAGCGTCGTTTTGATTTTATTCCTTGGGCAAAAATTCATTTAATTTCAGCATTACATGGTACAGGTGTGGGCGATTTATATCCTTCGATTCACCGTGCTTATGATTCGTCACATTTAAAAGTGTCACCTGCAAAACTTACGCAAATTTTGAATGATGCGACGGATGCACACCAACCACCAATGTTTAGTGGTAAACGTATCAAAATGCGTTATGCACATATGGGTGGACAAAATCCACCAACAATTGTGATTCACGGCAATAAAGTAGATAAAACGCCTGCGGATTATCGTCGTTATTTAGAAAATGTCTTCCGTAAAGTATATAAACTTGAAGGAACACCCGTAAGGATTGATTTTAAAACTTCAGAGAATCCATTTGAAGGTCGTAAATCACAAATAGATGAGCGGACGGCAGCACGTCGTCGTCGTTATATTCAGAAATTTAAGAAAGCTGAAAAGAAATTTAAACGTTAA
- a CDS encoding AMP-binding protein, which produces MLCHFQTHIQSSKIFCIQEDLRQISFADFWQDVYQQANLMQGLDAKQYALWENNSYEFLVLFFAALLGNKQLVLVPNRVKDLELELAEQGIYFLTRQQISEHSHDCVNNITPPQLQFDDHFLQTGHVYFYTSGSTGQPKKIPRTLRQLLNEVQGLDQSFDLDKACIAIATVSHQHIYGLLFKLLLPLASGRSFYSPQLAFPEDVVAAQQRLSVLKQYNYVISSPALLKRWTKDVVLQECQYVYSSGGKLESGVRPYLNRPIVEVLGSSETGGIAHRQQDDALWTPFANVQIQVTEQEELGVKTNHAFTEDWIFTGDRAKSVDATNSKSVFQLLGRLDRIVKLEEKRLSLDAIEQKILSLHDVVECHALLLEKEHRQILACVTVLTESAQQVLVQGGKACFVAQLKQQLIDKLESIAIPRQWRFLSQLPRNSQSKLNKQMMQALFQPQFSPVVLQHQQNTDNAKFQLEFSPELECFKGHFPDYSIYPGVGQISFIQQFAKQIWSDLAWCNGYEQLKFQDLIKPFAIVELTLVRKQHKVHFEMRSAEQLLASGRLLFALQNVQNALEVKATGAEHV; this is translated from the coding sequence ATGTTGTGTCATTTCCAAACGCATATTCAATCTTCAAAAATATTTTGTATTCAAGAAGATCTACGCCAAATCAGTTTTGCAGATTTTTGGCAAGATGTTTATCAGCAAGCCAATCTCATGCAAGGTTTGGATGCTAAGCAATATGCACTTTGGGAAAATAACAGTTATGAATTCTTAGTTTTATTCTTCGCAGCTTTACTTGGCAACAAGCAGCTTGTACTCGTCCCCAATCGTGTCAAAGATTTAGAGCTTGAGTTGGCAGAACAGGGGATTTATTTTTTAACGCGTCAGCAAATTTCTGAACATTCACATGATTGCGTAAATAACATTACTCCCCCGCAGCTTCAGTTTGATGATCATTTTTTGCAAACAGGACACGTCTATTTTTATACCTCAGGTTCGACCGGGCAACCTAAAAAAATTCCAAGAACATTGCGTCAATTGTTGAATGAAGTACAGGGTTTGGATCAAAGCTTTGATTTAGATAAAGCTTGTATTGCCATTGCGACAGTCAGTCACCAACATATTTATGGTTTATTGTTTAAATTATTGTTGCCTTTGGCGAGTGGACGCAGTTTTTATTCTCCTCAACTCGCATTTCCTGAAGATGTGGTGGCAGCCCAGCAGAGATTAAGCGTATTGAAGCAATACAATTATGTCATTTCTAGTCCAGCTTTACTCAAACGTTGGACAAAGGATGTCGTATTGCAAGAGTGTCAATATGTTTATTCTTCAGGTGGGAAGCTTGAGTCAGGTGTGCGTCCTTACTTAAACCGTCCGATTGTTGAAGTATTGGGGAGCTCTGAAACGGGGGGGATTGCCCATCGTCAACAGGATGATGCTTTGTGGACACCTTTTGCCAATGTTCAAATTCAAGTAACTGAACAAGAAGAATTAGGTGTGAAAACCAATCATGCGTTTACTGAGGATTGGATTTTTACAGGGGATCGCGCCAAAAGCGTAGATGCAACGAACAGTAAATCTGTATTTCAGTTGTTAGGACGTTTAGATCGTATCGTTAAGTTAGAAGAAAAGCGTTTGAGTCTGGATGCGATTGAGCAAAAAATATTAAGTTTGCATGATGTTGTGGAATGTCATGCTTTATTGCTTGAAAAAGAACATCGGCAAATCCTAGCTTGTGTTACGGTGCTGACAGAGTCTGCACAACAAGTTTTAGTACAAGGCGGTAAAGCCTGTTTTGTAGCACAACTCAAACAACAACTTATTGATAAATTAGAAAGTATCGCAATACCACGGCAGTGGCGTTTTTTATCCCAATTGCCACGAAATAGCCAGTCAAAGTTAAATAAACAAATGATGCAAGCTTTGTTTCAACCGCAATTTTCTCCTGTGGTTTTACAACATCAACAAAATACCGACAATGCTAAATTTCAGCTTGAATTTTCTCCTGAGCTGGAATGTTTTAAAGGACATTTCCCTGATTATTCGATCTATCCTGGAGTGGGGCAAATTAGTTTTATTCAGCAGTTTGCGAAACAAATTTGGTCAGATTTGGCATGGTGCAATGGTTATGAACAACTTAAATTTCAAGATTTGATTAAACCATTTGCAATCGTTGAGCTAACTTTAGTTCGTAAACAGCACAAAGTTCATTTTGAAATGCGCTCGGCTGAACAGTTGTTGGCTTCGGGGCGTTTGCTGTTTGCATTGCAAAATGTACAAAATGCTTTAGAGGTAAAAGCAACAGGAGCTGAGCATGTCTAA
- a CDS encoding COG4648 family protein, whose amino-acid sequence MKSVIKGIVIILMILYPFLIGWGLSQGHFVWVSAILIVLGVMRLLSKGNSLLLPLTWFAILCGGLSLLLKDHAWLKMYPVFMSVGAGIIFATTLIKPPSMIERFARLVEPDLPESGVIWTRKVTIIWCVFFVINAVIALYTVIFAPMKVWVIYNGFISYILMGILFLGEFILRKRQQRLNQQVLAELDDQNNE is encoded by the coding sequence ATGAAATCGGTTATAAAAGGGATCGTCATTATTTTAATGATTTTGTATCCCTTTTTGATTGGTTGGGGATTATCGCAAGGGCACTTTGTTTGGGTCAGTGCGATTTTAATTGTACTGGGTGTGATGCGATTATTGAGCAAAGGTAACTCCCTATTATTACCTCTGACTTGGTTTGCCATTTTGTGTGGTGGTTTAAGTTTACTCTTAAAAGACCATGCTTGGTTGAAGATGTATCCTGTTTTTATGAGTGTGGGTGCTGGCATTATTTTCGCAACAACATTGATCAAACCGCCGTCAATGATTGAACGTTTTGCACGCTTAGTCGAACCTGACTTGCCTGAATCTGGGGTGATCTGGACGAGAAAAGTTACCATTATCTGGTGTGTTTTTTTTGTTATAAATGCAGTAATTGCTTTATATACGGTGATCTTTGCACCCATGAAAGTTTGGGTGATTTATAATGGTTTTATTTCCTATATTTTGATGGGAATTTTATTTTTAGGCGAATTTATTTTACGTAAACGCCAGCAACGTTTAAATCAGCAAGTTTTGGCTGAGTTAGATGATCAAAATAACGAGTGA
- a CDS encoding acyl carrier protein produces MLTQDQILEKLREWMEELFEIEPDDIQLDSNLYSDLDVDSIDAIDLVVKIKELTGKQVQPEDFKNVRTVQDVVTVIQNMSAE; encoded by the coding sequence ATGTTAACGCAAGATCAAATTTTAGAAAAACTGCGTGAGTGGATGGAAGAGTTATTTGAAATTGAACCTGATGATATTCAGCTTGATTCAAATTTATATTCTGATCTCGATGTAGACAGTATCGATGCTATTGATTTAGTCGTGAAAATTAAAGAGTTAACAGGTAAACAAGTGCAGCCTGAAGATTTTAAAAATGTCCGTACTGTGCAAGATGTGGTCACAGTCATTCAAAATATGTCGGCTGAATGA
- the bamB gene encoding outer membrane protein assembly factor BamB — protein MDRKYKIPFALAILSAALMGCSSNKVKEEKVKPNPLPKIAQATGLIQVFSQSVSSTDKEDPLRLRLDADNGKIFLLDPNGKVEAYQGKQRLWSKKVTKNGLSSGVEAAQGLVIVGNTKGQLFALDQATGEQKWVAQLSGAIISPAHIQTGRVIVVANDGTVYAFDQETGQQAWTYKLSNASFSLRGQAAPVELDPRTIAVATSTGYVYAIDSLSGMPRMQRRVAVTDGRSDIQRLIDVDGEPVVVGQFVVTNSYQGQVTVLDLASQRVIWSVDAGSATRPEVYDNKVFVAQSNGKVAALDLASGQVIWSNDQLLNRQLSNAVMLGQYLVVGDLDGVLHLIDPNSGTIVGRSKTSGEVRTLRVIDNQLYVATRTGKLTVWQNR, from the coding sequence ATGGATAGAAAATATAAAATACCTTTTGCTTTGGCAATATTATCAGCAGCACTTATGGGCTGTTCAAGCAATAAAGTCAAAGAGGAAAAAGTTAAACCAAATCCATTGCCAAAAATTGCACAGGCAACAGGACTCATACAAGTATTTTCGCAAAGTGTTTCTTCAACCGATAAAGAAGATCCATTACGTTTAAGACTTGATGCAGACAATGGCAAGATTTTCTTGCTCGATCCGAATGGAAAAGTTGAAGCATATCAGGGGAAACAACGTCTTTGGTCGAAAAAAGTCACTAAAAATGGCTTAAGTTCAGGTGTTGAGGCAGCACAAGGTTTAGTGATTGTTGGCAATACCAAAGGTCAATTGTTTGCTTTAGATCAAGCAACAGGCGAGCAAAAATGGGTTGCACAACTTTCAGGTGCGATCATTAGCCCAGCACATATCCAAACGGGTCGTGTGATTGTGGTCGCCAATGACGGTACGGTATATGCTTTTGATCAAGAAACTGGTCAACAAGCGTGGACGTATAAGCTTTCAAATGCTTCATTTAGTTTGCGTGGACAAGCTGCGCCAGTAGAGCTTGATCCAAGAACAATCGCCGTAGCGACTTCTACAGGTTATGTATATGCCATTGATAGTTTATCTGGAATGCCACGTATGCAACGTCGTGTTGCAGTGACAGATGGGCGTTCAGATATTCAACGTTTAATTGATGTTGATGGTGAACCTGTGGTGGTGGGTCAGTTTGTGGTGACCAATAGCTATCAAGGTCAAGTAACAGTACTCGACTTAGCTTCACAACGTGTCATTTGGAGTGTCGATGCAGGCAGTGCAACACGTCCAGAAGTTTATGACAATAAAGTATTTGTAGCGCAAAGCAATGGTAAAGTTGCAGCTTTAGATTTGGCTTCAGGTCAAGTGATTTGGTCAAATGATCAATTGTTAAATCGTCAACTAAGTAATGCGGTGATGTTAGGTCAATATTTGGTTGTTGGTGATTTGGATGGAGTGTTACATTTGATTGATCCAAATTCAGGTACGATTGTAGGTCGCTCAAAAACCAGCGGTGAAGTGCGTACTTTACGTGTGATTGATAATCAACTCTATGTTGCAACACGCACAGGTAAATTAACTGTTTGGCAGAACCGTTAA
- a CDS encoding phosphopantetheine-binding protein: MSNLADELKQMIIDVLALEDISIDDIDTEAPLFGDGLGLDSIDALELGLALKKRYNIHLNAESADTKQHFKSIQSLVALVENQQKA; the protein is encoded by the coding sequence ATGAGCAATCTTGCTGATGAATTAAAACAAATGATTATTGATGTACTTGCACTCGAGGACATCAGCATAGATGATATCGACACTGAAGCCCCTTTATTTGGGGATGGCTTAGGTTTAGATTCAATTGATGCATTAGAATTAGGGTTGGCGTTGAAAAAGCGTTACAACATCCATTTGAATGCTGAGTCTGCAGATACCAAGCAGCACTTTAAATCGATTCAAAGTTTAGTTGCTTTGGTTGAAAACCAACAAAAAGCATAA
- a CDS encoding beta-ketoacyl synthase chain length factor, giving the protein MIQLNISQLKYSCAGESFPALTHIPAMQRRRLSSIAKLALNSAIECLSQGQVDYIVWASQYGDEHKTYKILEDVLQDITPSPTQFSTSVHNAIAGLYSILCQDATPSTSLCASWSEAVLEAYAYLKTVCPQGRAMVVYYDEALPEVYSEYQDFQGFALAALIDLTSSNLYLNERGLLHTEPKYLEAKHFYNFWTQPSQQNYGAWSRYS; this is encoded by the coding sequence ATGATTCAATTGAATATCTCGCAACTTAAATATAGTTGTGCAGGAGAGAGTTTTCCTGCGCTTACACATATTCCTGCCATGCAGCGTCGACGTTTATCTTCTATTGCGAAGTTGGCTTTAAATAGTGCAATTGAGTGCTTAAGTCAAGGTCAGGTCGATTATATTGTTTGGGCATCGCAATATGGCGACGAACATAAAACCTATAAAATTTTAGAAGATGTATTACAAGATATAACCCCTTCACCAACGCAATTTTCAACTTCTGTACATAATGCTATTGCAGGCTTGTATTCAATCTTGTGTCAGGATGCAACACCTTCAACAAGTTTATGTGCAAGTTGGTCGGAAGCTGTGCTTGAGGCTTATGCGTATTTAAAAACTGTATGCCCACAAGGGCGTGCAATGGTGGTGTATTACGATGAAGCTTTGCCTGAGGTGTATAGCGAATATCAAGATTTTCAAGGTTTTGCATTGGCTGCGCTGATTGATTTAACAAGTTCAAACTTGTATTTGAATGAGCGCGGTTTGTTACACACTGAGCCTAAGTATTTAGAGGCAAAACATTTTTATAATTTTTGGACACAGCCCTCACAGCAAAATTATGGTGCATGGTCAAGATACTCATGA